Proteins co-encoded in one Marinifilum sp. JC120 genomic window:
- the lysA gene encoding diaminopimelate decarboxylase: MHHFEVKNNELHAENISITELAKEYGTPLYIYSAATLRRHFEAFDSAFTGLEHMTCYSVKANSNLSVLKLLAEMGAGMDIVSGGELFRALKAGVPASKIVFSGVGKKTYEIAEALKADILMFNVESVGELHRINEVAESMNKNARISFRINPDVDPKTHPYISTGMKKNKFGLDMETAKEAYKTAKDLPNVSPIGMDCHIGSQLTTIEPFLEALDKLLAFRDELDAIGIEIEHLDLGGGLGITYDEEEPPHPKEFGEALSKALADKGLKVVLEPGRVIAGNAGILVGEVIYTKKTPTKDFLIVDAAMNDLVRPSLYQSYHRISEVTQNNRPEVDYDIVGPICESGDFLAKDRMLPEMKQGELIAVYSAGAYGFTMSSNYNSRLRAAEIIVDGDDVIVARRRETYEDLLRLES, encoded by the coding sequence ATGCATCATTTTGAAGTTAAAAATAATGAATTGCATGCTGAAAACATCAGCATCACCGAACTTGCCAAAGAGTACGGAACCCCGCTCTATATTTATTCCGCAGCCACCCTGCGCAGACATTTTGAAGCTTTTGATTCCGCTTTCACCGGACTCGAACACATGACCTGCTACTCCGTTAAAGCCAACTCCAACCTGAGCGTGCTCAAGCTGCTGGCTGAAATGGGCGCAGGCATGGATATTGTTTCCGGCGGCGAACTTTTTCGTGCTCTCAAAGCAGGCGTACCCGCCAGCAAGATAGTTTTTTCCGGCGTTGGCAAAAAAACATATGAAATTGCCGAAGCTCTCAAAGCTGATATTCTTATGTTCAACGTTGAATCCGTGGGCGAATTGCATCGCATCAACGAAGTTGCCGAGTCCATGAACAAAAACGCTCGCATCAGCTTTCGGATCAACCCGGACGTTGATCCCAAGACCCATCCCTACATTTCCACCGGGATGAAAAAGAACAAGTTCGGCCTTGATATGGAAACCGCCAAGGAAGCCTACAAAACGGCAAAAGATCTTCCCAATGTCTCCCCTATCGGCATGGACTGCCATATCGGTTCCCAGCTGACAACCATCGAGCCGTTCCTAGAAGCTCTCGACAAACTTCTTGCTTTCCGTGATGAACTTGACGCAATTGGTATCGAAATCGAACATCTCGACCTTGGCGGCGGTCTCGGCATAACCTACGATGAAGAAGAACCGCCTCATCCGAAAGAATTCGGTGAAGCCCTGAGCAAAGCTCTTGCTGATAAAGGACTTAAAGTAGTACTTGAACCCGGTCGCGTTATCGCCGGTAATGCAGGTATTCTTGTTGGCGAAGTCATCTACACCAAGAAAACCCCGACCAAAGATTTCCTCATTGTTGATGCAGCCATGAACGACTTGGTACGTCCTTCCCTGTACCAGTCTTACCACCGCATTTCCGAGGTCACCCAGAACAACCGTCCCGAAGTAGACTACGACATTGTCGGCCCTATCTGCGAGTCCGGCGATTTTCTTGCCAAGGATCGCATGCTTCCCGAAATGAAGCAGGGTGAGCTGATCGCTGTTTATTCTGCCGGAGCATACGGTTTCACCATGTCTTCTAATTACAACTCCCGTTTGCGCGCGGCTGAAATCATCGTTGATGGTGATGACGTCATCGTAGCCCGCAGAAGGGAAACCTACGAAGACCTGCTCAGACTGGAATCTTAA
- a CDS encoding HDOD domain-containing protein: MQTVSIDDVQPGMVLAVDLVHGGRMLLPTGSVLTNKNISVIKNQKIESLQVVSSGAAEPDEESIDKAFIYARNYFMFVNHDDPVVMQLFDVAVYKTAIRLMDGWRLPTKDEQHVTALDDMRDLFFRDEGTIEDIVDAELKVASFPDIFFKVKDVVEDSKSTAEHIAEVVGLDVGLSTQLLKLVNSPLYGFPSEINNLIRAVALIGGKELCTLALGLSTIGYFKDIPPELIDMRSFWMHSLTCGVFCKVIAEKVDGVVPEMMFTAGLLHDVGRLILFKKMPYSAVQTMLFARENFIPLVEAEDITLGFNHSDVARCMLEKWNFPPTLTEIISNHHAPSKTVRQKEAGILQVADNLALAIGIADGGMYVLPGVDKEIWEVLGIDVETLKVIVDDYDYQIKELFNNFFS; the protein is encoded by the coding sequence ATGCAGACTGTGAGCATTGACGATGTCCAGCCGGGCATGGTTCTAGCCGTAGATCTGGTGCATGGAGGCAGGATGCTTTTGCCTACCGGGTCAGTTCTGACGAATAAGAATATTTCTGTTATCAAAAATCAAAAAATTGAATCATTGCAGGTTGTCTCATCCGGGGCTGCCGAGCCGGATGAAGAGAGCATTGATAAAGCCTTCATCTACGCGCGTAATTATTTCATGTTTGTCAACCATGATGATCCGGTCGTCATGCAGCTTTTCGATGTTGCTGTTTATAAAACTGCGATTAGGCTTATGGATGGCTGGCGACTGCCGACCAAGGATGAACAGCATGTAACTGCCCTTGATGATATGCGGGATCTTTTTTTTCGTGATGAAGGCACCATTGAAGACATAGTTGATGCTGAATTGAAGGTTGCTTCATTCCCGGATATTTTTTTCAAGGTCAAAGATGTTGTAGAAGATTCAAAAAGCACTGCGGAGCATATAGCGGAAGTTGTCGGGCTTGATGTCGGGCTTTCAACTCAACTTTTGAAACTAGTTAACAGCCCGCTTTACGGTTTCCCGTCTGAAATTAATAACCTCATTCGAGCCGTGGCCCTGATCGGTGGCAAAGAACTCTGCACTTTGGCTCTAGGCCTTTCCACAATAGGCTATTTTAAGGATATCCCGCCTGAACTTATTGATATGCGCTCCTTTTGGATGCATTCATTGACATGTGGGGTTTTCTGTAAAGTCATCGCCGAAAAGGTTGATGGCGTTGTCCCGGAAATGATGTTTACTGCCGGACTGCTGCATGATGTGGGCAGGCTGATTCTTTTTAAGAAGATGCCTTACAGTGCTGTACAAACCATGCTTTTTGCCCGTGAAAATTTTATTCCTCTTGTAGAGGCTGAAGACATTACTTTGGGATTCAACCATTCTGATGTTGCCCGCTGCATGCTGGAGAAATGGAATTTTCCGCCTACCTTGACAGAAATCATAAGCAACCATCATGCACCGAGCAAAACTGTAAGACAGAAAGAAGCTGGCATATTGCAGGTAGCCGATAATCTTGCTTTGGCTATCGGGATTGCTGATGGCGGTATGTACGTGCTTCCCGGTGTGGATAAAGAGATATGGGAAGTACTAGGAATTGACGTAGAAACTTTGAAAGTAATTGTTGATGATTACGATTACCAGATCAAGGAGTTGTTCAATAATTTCTTCAGTTAA
- a CDS encoding glycosyl transferase: protein MKRALIIQLTRFGDLVQTKRLVLTLQDRGFTVHICLDHSLEGLVRILYPTCEIHPLIAHGSGIEGQGLDSVLPVNYKIFKQLSEIDFEEVYNLNFSTMNYALSSLFDPKKVKGHKRVNGQSMKDPWFKLGFRLAAERRNNINLVDYWAALSPDMIPAKEVNPVAKPGGKGIGVVLAGRESRRSLPYDVLAPLVMSARSANKNKDIFLLGSKAERDAGRKLLSKLPASIADSTVNLAGETGWEGLVEAVTGLDLLITPDTGTMHLAAHLGVPVLGFFLSSAWCTETGPYGAGHTILQADTDCSPCMEARPCYSDMKCLAPFRESSRYIATRKPEHLPEGISIFESGCDFLGTQFTLKAGNDVTAERRQRLRKFIGCHLGLLDIGEHGPFPELAEKFYKDKDWITA, encoded by the coding sequence ATGAAACGGGCTCTGATTATACAATTGACACGGTTTGGCGATCTGGTCCAGACCAAACGTCTTGTTCTTACACTGCAAGATCGCGGATTTACAGTTCATATCTGTCTTGACCACTCTCTGGAAGGATTGGTCCGGATTCTGTATCCGACCTGCGAAATCCACCCTCTCATTGCTCACGGCAGCGGGATAGAAGGGCAGGGTCTTGATTCTGTACTTCCTGTTAATTACAAAATCTTCAAACAATTATCTGAAATTGATTTCGAGGAAGTGTATAATCTAAATTTTTCAACCATGAACTATGCCCTTTCATCTCTTTTTGATCCTAAAAAAGTCAAGGGACATAAACGGGTCAATGGGCAGTCCATGAAAGATCCGTGGTTTAAGTTGGGCTTTCGGCTTGCTGCTGAACGGCGCAACAATATAAATCTTGTTGACTACTGGGCTGCACTTAGTCCGGACATGATTCCAGCAAAAGAGGTCAATCCAGTTGCTAAGCCTGGGGGGAAAGGGATCGGGGTGGTTCTGGCTGGCCGTGAAAGCAGACGTTCCCTGCCCTATGATGTTTTGGCACCGCTAGTGATGTCCGCACGGTCCGCCAATAAAAATAAGGATATTTTTTTGCTTGGAAGTAAAGCAGAACGCGATGCCGGAAGGAAGCTTCTTTCAAAATTACCTGCTTCAATTGCAGACAGCACTGTGAATCTTGCCGGGGAAACCGGGTGGGAAGGGCTGGTTGAGGCTGTTACGGGGCTTGATCTGCTGATAACTCCGGATACAGGAACCATGCATCTCGCCGCCCATCTTGGGGTGCCTGTGCTGGGCTTTTTTCTTTCTTCGGCATGGTGCACTGAAACCGGACCGTATGGAGCAGGGCATACCATTCTTCAAGCAGATACTGATTGCTCCCCTTGCATGGAGGCGCGTCCCTGTTATTCCGATATGAAATGTTTGGCTCCATTCAGAGAATCCTCCAGATATATCGCTACCCGAAAGCCTGAACATCTTCCTGAAGGAATTTCCATTTTTGAGTCAGGATGTGACTTTCTAGGGACACAATTTACTCTCAAAGCCGGGAACGATGTCACAGCAGAGCGCAGGCAGAGACTGCGTAAGTTTATCGGCTGCCATCTGGGCTTGCTGGATATCGGTGAACATGGCCCATTTCCAGAATTAGCGGAGAAATTTTACAAAGATAAAGACTGGATAACAGCTTAA
- a CDS encoding PAS domain-containing protein: protein MASFNSIIVENIIESIDVGLMVISHEGKIVFLNSAACGILNLDIKKHLGFGWGELFITDATFNAEFNQVILDVISEQKAGLKHIVPYMVKDSECPKKLSITSSYLTENSKIVGLVFLFEDVTEMHNAQEREKKILSLNAELQKERIEGLDSLSQAVAHQILNPTTVIGGMTNLISRKLPQADPLQRELKIISEEAMKLEGLVAAVKTYSNIPKPNPVEISTIDLFEEALSHANLILDRIGERIEMKLNCAVERVKVGKKLFEAAIVELLLNASNFTPEKITDVQVEIKRIKQTIQIKMIDHGMGIEEHAMNHVLDPFFSTKAKGVGMGLSRVKKIVFEHQGILKIESDGPGKGTIVIIELPCPDADCCLANNHD from the coding sequence ATGGCTTCCTTTAATTCCATAATTGTTGAAAATATTATTGAAAGTATTGATGTCGGATTGATGGTTATCTCTCATGAAGGGAAAATCGTTTTTCTTAACTCAGCGGCATGCGGAATCCTCAATCTCGATATTAAAAAGCACCTCGGCTTCGGCTGGGGGGAACTTTTCATTACCGACGCAACTTTCAATGCTGAGTTCAATCAAGTTATCCTTGATGTCATCAGTGAACAGAAGGCCGGACTCAAACACATTGTTCCTTATATGGTCAAAGATAGTGAATGCCCAAAAAAACTATCCATCACATCTTCCTATCTTACAGAAAATAGTAAAATTGTCGGTTTAGTTTTTCTTTTCGAAGATGTAACTGAAATGCATAACGCTCAAGAACGGGAAAAAAAGATTCTTTCACTCAATGCAGAATTGCAAAAGGAACGAATAGAGGGTCTGGATTCACTCTCACAGGCTGTAGCGCATCAAATACTAAATCCCACCACGGTTATCGGCGGAATGACTAATCTTATTTCACGCAAATTGCCGCAGGCAGACCCCTTACAACGTGAATTGAAAATTATATCAGAAGAAGCAATGAAGCTTGAAGGTCTGGTTGCGGCGGTAAAGACTTATTCAAATATTCCAAAACCCAACCCCGTTGAGATTAGTACTATAGATCTGTTTGAAGAAGCTTTGAGTCATGCTAATTTGATACTCGACCGCATTGGCGAACGGATCGAGATGAAATTAAATTGTGCGGTTGAGCGGGTTAAAGTCGGCAAAAAATTGTTTGAAGCAGCTATTGTAGAACTGCTGCTTAATGCCAGTAACTTCACTCCTGAAAAAATAACTGACGTGCAGGTAGAAATTAAACGGATAAAGCAGACCATCCAGATCAAAATGATTGACCATGGCATGGGGATTGAGGAACATGCTATGAATCATGTACTGGATCCATTCTTTTCCACCAAAGCCAAAGGGGTAGGCATGGGCCTTTCAAGGGTCAAAAAAATAGTTTTCGAGCATCAGGGCATATTGAAAATCGAAAGTGACGGTCCTGGAAAAGGAACCATAGTAATCATAGAGTTACCATGCCCGGACGCAGATTGCTGCCTAGCTAACAATCACGATTAA
- a CDS encoding 16S rRNA (uracil(1498)-N(3))-methyltransferase, translating to MARLNSFYLPAENWSAPFMLEGGEAKHLGKVLRTRVGDTVRLFDGCGREGLFTVTDITKSKVQLELSEESSIPDPRNITLAIGWNKSSRRNWILEKSVELQTRGLIFFQSEFSQGKVPSEIKESWNEKLVAAAKQCGNSWLPEFQTVPGSIEKLIEASAPYANKLFLWEKADKDTVPDNSVFAAESTLAVVGPEGGFSPREAELLIENGFKPVSLGNSILRWETAALLCMGTAYLERQKA from the coding sequence ATGGCCAGACTAAATTCATTTTACTTACCTGCTGAGAACTGGAGCGCCCCTTTCATGCTAGAAGGCGGAGAAGCTAAGCATCTTGGGAAAGTTCTGCGTACTCGCGTGGGTGATACAGTTCGTCTTTTTGACGGCTGTGGGCGTGAGGGGCTTTTTACAGTCACTGATATTACCAAGAGTAAAGTGCAGCTTGAATTGAGCGAAGAAAGTTCTATTCCTGATCCACGGAATATTACTCTTGCTATCGGCTGGAATAAATCAAGCCGCCGCAATTGGATTTTGGAAAAGTCCGTTGAATTACAAACTCGAGGTCTGATTTTTTTTCAAAGTGAATTCAGTCAAGGCAAGGTGCCTTCCGAGATTAAAGAAAGCTGGAATGAAAAGCTTGTCGCTGCTGCCAAGCAGTGCGGAAACTCATGGCTGCCTGAATTTCAGACCGTACCCGGATCAATCGAAAAACTGATTGAAGCTTCCGCCCCATATGCCAACAAACTTTTCTTGTGGGAAAAAGCGGATAAAGATACGGTGCCGGATAATTCTGTTTTTGCCGCTGAATCCACTCTGGCCGTCGTCGGCCCGGAAGGAGGATTCAGCCCGCGCGAAGCCGAATTATTAATAGAAAACGGTTTTAAACCCGTCAGTCTCGGCAATTCTATCTTACGCTGGGAAACAGCCGCCCTGCTCTGCATGGGAACGGCATATCTGGAAAGACAAAAGGCTTGA
- a CDS encoding cytochrome C assembly protein — MTLFELFQYVIIALYLAGTVCFFIGSLKSNKILGKLGNLSAVGGFALHTLDLLLAVTLYKETVLSGGYFYFSLLGWSFILVYFGLWWKLRSTFFALTASPFALLLFIISLASQSLKVTIPAHLAGLFIGLHIGTIFVSIALMAMAAGAGVAFLYLNNKIKTKANLTGMGKEMPSLNTFDNVNHWSIIIGFPLYTLGLAAGFLWARAAFSKMFSWDPKEIVTLVVWFLFAFVFHQRIMMGWRGKKPAILVIIVFVITMISLWGINFLIPTHHSFKV, encoded by the coding sequence ATGACCTTATTTGAATTATTCCAGTACGTGATTATCGCCCTCTATCTTGCGGGCACTGTTTGCTTTTTCATCGGAAGTCTCAAAAGCAACAAGATATTGGGAAAACTCGGCAACCTTTCCGCTGTCGGCGGTTTTGCTCTGCACACTCTGGATCTGCTTTTGGCGGTCACCCTTTATAAGGAAACTGTCTTAAGCGGAGGATATTTCTATTTCAGCCTGCTGGGCTGGAGTTTTATCCTCGTCTACTTCGGTCTGTGGTGGAAACTGCGTTCAACATTTTTCGCCCTTACCGCATCCCCTTTCGCTCTGCTGCTTTTCATCATTTCCCTTGCGTCCCAAAGCCTCAAGGTAACAATTCCCGCCCATCTGGCTGGACTTTTTATCGGGCTGCATATCGGGACCATTTTTGTCAGTATCGCGCTTATGGCCATGGCTGCCGGGGCCGGAGTTGCTTTCCTTTACCTGAACAACAAAATCAAAACCAAGGCAAACCTTACCGGAATGGGCAAGGAAATGCCTTCGCTTAATACTTTCGACAATGTAAACCATTGGTCGATTATTATCGGATTCCCTCTCTACACTTTGGGTCTTGCCGCCGGATTCCTCTGGGCCAGAGCTGCTTTTTCCAAAATGTTTTCATGGGACCCGAAAGAAATAGTTACTTTAGTGGTCTGGTTTCTTTTTGCATTTGTCTTTCACCAGCGCATCATGATGGGCTGGAGAGGTAAGAAACCGGCAATTCTGGTGATCATCGTTTTTGTAATCACCATGATTTCCTTGTGGGGGATCAACTTTTTAATCCCCACTCACCATAGCTTTAAAGTCTGA
- a CDS encoding bifunctional precorrin-2 dehydrogenase/sirohydrochlorin ferrochelatase, translating to MTYYPIFLKVKNRNCLLVGAGSVGVRKLKSILECGPKQVTVLDTAAPGDELLEISRDARVNFEQRPFTDADLNDVFIAFACTCNTKVNRRMADLCAEKNILCNIADFPEGSNFIVPSVIRQGDLTLAVSSGGCTPAFTKKIRRELQGIFGPHYAAFITLMGRIRPQVLDLGKETSQNTALFRQLVASPILDELEAGNMVQVEEILAQTLPQELVPRIPELIDDLI from the coding sequence ATGACTTACTACCCTATTTTTCTTAAAGTGAAAAATCGCAATTGCCTGCTGGTCGGAGCGGGGTCTGTCGGGGTGCGCAAACTCAAGTCAATTCTTGAATGCGGTCCCAAACAGGTTACTGTGCTCGACACGGCTGCTCCTGGAGATGAGCTACTTGAAATCAGCCGCGATGCGCGTGTAAATTTCGAGCAACGTCCTTTCACTGATGCAGATCTGAATGATGTTTTTATCGCCTTTGCATGCACCTGTAATACGAAGGTCAACCGCCGCATGGCCGATCTTTGTGCTGAAAAAAATATTCTCTGCAATATCGCTGACTTTCCTGAAGGAAGCAACTTTATTGTTCCATCGGTGATCAGGCAGGGGGATTTAACATTGGCAGTGTCTTCCGGGGGTTGTACGCCGGCATTTACCAAGAAAATCCGCCGAGAATTACAGGGGATTTTCGGCCCGCATTATGCCGCGTTCATTACTCTAATGGGAAGAATAAGACCGCAGGTCCTTGACCTTGGCAAGGAAACAAGCCAAAACACCGCTTTGTTCAGGCAACTTGTTGCATCTCCGATTTTAGATGAACTGGAGGCTGGAAACATGGTCCAGGTAGAAGAAATTCTTGCTCAGACTTTGCCCCAAGAACTTGTTCCCCGTATACCGGAGTTAATTGATGACCTTATTTGA
- a CDS encoding glutamyl-tRNA reductase: MDHNIYLIGLNHRSAGVDVRERYALTNLEEFEAGLLEMGVREVMALSTCNRVEILVVCSPDITDRNILEYWAKRCCGSVRELEPNTYCHEGLNSVKHLFRVACSLDSMIVGEPQILGQLKESYRKAVEAGAARVIINRMLHKSFFVAKRVRTETSIASSAVSISYAAVELAKKIFGELKGQRAMLVGAGEMAELAATHLLNSGVEQISIANRTYSRAEELGKCMGGKAVPFENLYDHLVETDIIISSTGAPHAVISAKEMKKVIKKRKFRPMFFIDIAVPRDIDPDVNGLDNVYLYDIDDLKDVVEENKSQREDEAIKAHSIVEFETLSFGNWINSLDLQPTIVDLFNRSETVAQQELAKTLKRLGDVDAKTHKALETMAMSIGKKLLHEPVAFLKRRTEEEGKADEFVDLARRMFNLDNETIPADAHCGRKKKNNFED, encoded by the coding sequence ATGGACCATAATATTTACCTGATCGGTCTCAACCACCGCTCCGCAGGAGTGGATGTGCGTGAACGTTACGCCCTGACAAATTTAGAGGAGTTCGAAGCCGGACTGCTTGAAATGGGCGTGCGTGAAGTAATGGCCTTATCCACCTGTAACAGGGTTGAAATACTGGTTGTCTGTTCTCCGGACATTACCGATAGAAACATCCTTGAATACTGGGCAAAACGGTGTTGCGGTTCAGTTAGAGAACTGGAGCCCAATACTTACTGCCATGAAGGATTGAACTCGGTGAAGCACCTGTTCCGAGTCGCTTGCAGCCTTGATTCAATGATAGTTGGAGAGCCGCAGATTCTCGGACAGCTCAAGGAATCATACCGCAAAGCGGTTGAAGCCGGGGCCGCAAGGGTCATCATCAATCGCATGCTTCACAAATCCTTTTTCGTAGCAAAAAGGGTACGCACCGAGACTTCCATAGCCTCAAGCGCAGTGTCTATCAGCTACGCCGCAGTTGAACTTGCCAAAAAAATCTTCGGCGAACTTAAAGGGCAACGGGCCATGCTCGTCGGGGCCGGGGAAATGGCGGAGCTTGCCGCAACCCATCTTTTGAACAGCGGCGTGGAACAAATTTCCATTGCCAACCGCACTTACTCCCGTGCCGAAGAACTGGGCAAATGCATGGGCGGAAAAGCGGTGCCTTTTGAAAATCTTTATGACCATCTTGTGGAGACAGATATCATCATCAGCTCCACTGGTGCACCCCACGCGGTTATCTCTGCCAAGGAGATGAAAAAGGTCATCAAGAAACGCAAATTCAGGCCCATGTTCTTTATCGATATCGCCGTACCCCGCGATATCGATCCGGATGTAAACGGACTGGACAACGTTTATCTTTACGATATTGACGATCTTAAAGATGTGGTTGAAGAAAATAAATCCCAGCGCGAAGACGAAGCGATCAAAGCCCATTCCATCGTTGAATTCGAGACCCTGTCTTTTGGCAACTGGATTAATTCACTCGACCTTCAGCCCACCATTGTGGACCTTTTCAACCGCAGTGAAACCGTTGCCCAGCAGGAACTTGCCAAAACCCTCAAGCGGCTTGGCGATGTGGATGCCAAGACTCACAAGGCCCTCGAAACCATGGCCATGTCCATCGGTAAAAAGCTGCTTCACGAGCCTGTAGCCTTTCTCAAACGTCGTACCGAGGAAGAAGGCAAGGCTGACGAGTTTGTTGATCTTGCGCGGCGCATGTTCAATCTTGATAATGAAACAATTCCTGCGGACGCCCATTGCGGACGGAAGAAAAAGAATAATTTTGAAGATTAA
- a CDS encoding replication-associated recombination protein A — protein sequence MKLELTDNQPLADRIRPKNIDEFFGQNHIRERVEAFERSKRLPSLLLFGPPGCGKSTLALLLAKSTGRHFMRISAPESGIAALRKKLAGMDILILDELHRFSKAQQDFFLPILESGEITLLATTTENPSFSVTRQLLSRLHVLRLRALSKVDLLAICKRACEELEIELSDESLNLITSMAGGDGRSILNLLEYTSQLPEDKREIEKLRKILPETVVRGDRDGDSHYELASALIKSIRGSDPDAALYYLGCLIESGEDPKFITRRLIISAGEDIGLADPYAMTMAVSCQQAVEFIGMPEGFIPLSEAVVYLALAPKSNSTYAAYHTVKQEIRQNGMLPVPLHLRNATTSLQKEWGYGRNYLYPHSYPNSYVEQDYLPPEIAERMFYDPKDQGEEPRLNAWLKGQRRSRPPRKRPDPKKWGK from the coding sequence ATGAAATTAGAATTAACAGATAATCAGCCTTTGGCTGACCGTATCCGCCCCAAAAACATCGACGAATTTTTCGGGCAGAATCATATCCGTGAACGAGTTGAGGCTTTTGAGCGTTCTAAACGTTTGCCCAGCCTTCTTCTTTTCGGACCTCCGGGCTGTGGTAAATCTACACTTGCTCTGCTGCTGGCAAAATCCACAGGCCGTCATTTTATGCGCATCAGTGCCCCGGAATCAGGCATTGCTGCTTTGCGTAAAAAGCTGGCAGGCATGGATATCCTTATCCTTGACGAACTGCACCGTTTTTCCAAGGCGCAGCAGGATTTCTTTTTGCCTATTCTGGAATCAGGTGAAATTACCCTGCTGGCGACCACGACTGAAAACCCCTCTTTCAGCGTCACCCGGCAATTGCTTTCAAGACTGCATGTATTAAGGCTTAGAGCCTTGAGTAAAGTTGATTTGCTGGCCATCTGTAAACGGGCCTGTGAAGAACTTGAGATTGAACTCAGTGATGAAAGCTTGAACCTGATTACCTCCATGGCCGGGGGCGACGGACGCAGTATCCTCAATCTGCTGGAATATACTTCACAACTTCCTGAAGACAAACGCGAAATTGAAAAATTACGCAAAATCCTGCCGGAAACAGTTGTTCGCGGCGACCGCGATGGCGATTCCCACTATGAACTGGCATCGGCCCTAATCAAATCCATTCGCGGCAGTGACCCGGATGCGGCCCTTTATTATCTGGGTTGCTTGATCGAGAGCGGCGAGGATCCCAAATTTATTACCCGCAGACTGATTATTTCCGCAGGCGAAGATATCGGTCTGGCTGATCCTTATGCCATGACTATGGCTGTATCCTGTCAGCAGGCTGTAGAATTTATCGGCATGCCTGAAGGATTTATTCCTCTTTCAGAAGCAGTTGTTTATCTTGCTCTTGCACCTAAAAGTAACAGCACCTATGCGGCCTACCATACTGTGAAACAGGAAATCCGCCAGAATGGTATGCTTCCGGTTCCGCTCCATTTGCGCAATGCCACCACCAGCCTGCAAAAAGAATGGGGCTATGGACGCAATTATCTTTACCCGCATTCTTATCCCAATTCATATGTCGAGCAGGATTACCTGCCCCCGGAAATTGCGGAGCGCATGTTTTACGATCCCAAAGATCAGGGAGAAGAGCCGCGCTTGAATGCCTGGTTGAAAGGCCAACGCAGGTCCCGTCCGCCAAGGAAACGTCCTGATCCTAAAAAATGGGGTAAATAG
- a CDS encoding protein-glutamate O-methyltransferase CheR: MAGLFSGKGFSGNIKIAQKEFIQLRDIIYELSGIFLQDNRRFLIENRFAPRLSELKLKSYSEYINYLKNHSKGKTEELHMLTELITTNETSFFRDNPQLKVFRNYTLKKLIEEGNKTGRREIKIWSAGCSSGEEPYTLAIILHEALKDDIRKWRIRITANDISTNVLKMAEKGIYTKYALRTTPAPVISKYFTEKDNDIYHINQEVKRLIKFGKINLNQDRSVKMVPRSHIVFCRNVIIYFDKEMKRKVLSGFHNNLLDNGHLYVGHSESLHAVTDKFKPRQHAGTITYHKI, from the coding sequence ATGGCTGGTTTGTTTTCAGGGAAAGGTTTCAGTGGTAATATTAAAATTGCTCAAAAAGAATTTATACAACTTAGAGATATAATCTATGAGTTGTCTGGTATTTTTTTGCAAGACAACAGAAGATTTCTTATCGAGAATAGATTTGCACCACGACTTTCAGAATTGAAATTAAAAAGCTATTCAGAATACATAAACTACTTAAAAAATCATAGCAAAGGCAAAACTGAAGAGCTGCACATGCTCACTGAGTTGATAACGACCAATGAGACCAGTTTCTTCAGGGATAATCCGCAACTGAAAGTTTTTCGAAATTATACCCTTAAGAAATTAATCGAAGAAGGAAACAAAACCGGGCGCAGGGAAATTAAAATATGGTCTGCGGGGTGTTCTTCCGGAGAAGAGCCATACACTCTTGCGATAATTCTTCATGAAGCTTTGAAAGATGATATTCGAAAATGGAGAATTCGGATAACCGCCAATGATATTTCTACAAATGTTTTAAAAATGGCGGAAAAGGGTATTTATACAAAATATGCATTACGCACGACTCCCGCCCCAGTCATCTCAAAATACTTTACAGAAAAAGACAATGATATCTACCATATAAACCAGGAAGTGAAGCGCCTTATTAAATTTGGAAAAATTAATTTGAATCAGGACCGTTCAGTAAAGATGGTTCCCCGATCACATATTGTATTCTGCCGAAATGTGATCATTTATTTCGATAAAGAGATGAAAAGGAAAGTTCTTAGCGGTTTTCATAATAATTTGCTTGATAACGGTCACTTATATGTGGGACACTCTGAATCACTGCATGCAGTAACTGATAAATTCAAACCTAGGCAGCACGCTGGAACAATTACGTATCATAAGATTTAA